CGGCGCCCCCGAGCGTGTCGAGCGAAATCGGCTCGAAGTCCAGAGCTTCCCGCAGCATGTCCGCCTTGTCGGGATCGACGTGTGAAACGGCGACCGCGCGCAAGACGTCGCCGCTCGGAAGGTACACGCCGCACCAATCGCCGAACTCGGGCACGGCGAGTCGCGTGAGCGTCGCGAGGGTCGCCTCGACGTCGAGGGACGCCGCGAGCAGTTCGCCCGCCCGCGCGAGGAACTGCTGCCGCGACGTGTGCCGACGCTCGGCGTCGGCGAGGCGGGCGCGTTCCAGCGCTTGCGCGAGGGACGCGGCGAGCTCGGCGGCGAACGTCTCGTCGCTTGGAGAGAGCGACGCGTTTCGATTCGAGCGCCAGACGAGCACTCCCGACGCCACCTCTCCGGATAAAAGCGGCAAGGCCGCCACGTCGCCCGAGTCGTCTCCGCGCTCGTACACGAGGAGGCGCTCTCTCCACGCGCGCATCGGCGCAGCGAGCCGCGTCCACGCGTCCGGGGCGGCCCCTTCGGTCGCGCCCACGACCTCCAAAACGTCGTTCCCCGTCACTTCGCGCAGCACGGCGCCTCGCGTCGCGCCGAGGGCGGGCAAGACGACGTCGAGGGCGGCGAGGGCGACGGCACGCTCGTCGGGAGCGTTCGACACGGCGCGTGTCAAGGCGGCGAGTCGCTCGCGGCGCGTCTCGCTCGTCTTGCGGGCGGTGATGTCGCGAAAGTGCACGGCCATGCCGTCCTCGATCGGGAACATCCGCACTTCCTCCCAAATTCCCAAGCTCGGCAGGAACGTCTCGAACTCGCGCGGTTCACGCGCGTGCATGACGTGCAGGTACTCGCCGTACAGCGGCGTGTCGCGCGCTTCCGGAAAGACGTCCCACAGCACCTTGCCGAGCAGTTCGTCGGGGGTCACGCCCGCGAGCGCGGCGGCGCGCGGATTGACATAGGTGTAGTGCCACTCGCGATCGAAGGCGATGACAGGGTCGAGCAACCCCTCGAGGAGCGCCAAGGCCATGGTGGAAAGATGCGAGCTCATGAGAAGACCGATGTCGTCGAGTCTAACTTACCGCGTCGGGCCGGAGGAGTTCCGGGGCGGGCCTTTCGTGAAGGTGAGATGAAGACACTTCAACGGTCGATGGTGCTCATGTCGGGGTAGCGCTCTCCCGCCACGACGCCCTTCGCGAAGATCGCGTCGAGACGCGAGAGGTCATCCGCGCTCAAGGCGACGTCGACCGCCCCGACGTTCTCCTCGAGGTACTTCACGCGCTTCGTCCCTGGAATCGGCACGATGTCATCGCCTTGAGCGAGCAGCCACGCCAAGGCGAGCTGACTCGGCGTGCAGCCCTTCTCGGCGGCGAGGTCTTGCACGACCGTCACGAGCCGCAGATTGCCTTCGAAGTTCTCGCCTTGAAAGCGCGGACTGAAGCGGCGGAAGTCGTCGGGCGAGAAGTCGTCGGGGCTCTTGATCTGCCCCGTGAGGAAACCGCGCCCGAGCGGGCTGTACGCCACGAAGCCCACGCCGAGTTCCCGGCACGTTGCCAAGACCTCGTCTTCGGGATCTCGCGTCCAAAGGCTGTACTCGCTTTGCAGGGCGGCGATGGGATGAACGGCGTTCGCGCGTCGAATCGTGCGCGCTGACGCCTCGGAAAGCCCCAGGAAGCGCACTTTGCCTTCGCGCACGAGCTCGCTCATCGCGCCGACCGTGTCCTCGATGGGAGTCTTAGGGTCCACGCGGTGCTGATAGTAAAGGTCGATGTGATCCACGCCGAGGCGCTTCAAGCTCGCTTCGCAC
The sequence above is drawn from the Deinococcus yavapaiensis KR-236 genome and encodes:
- a CDS encoding aldo/keto reductase; the encoded protein is MQQRSLRDLKVSAIGLGCMGMSEFYGAGDEAESLRTIDRALELGVDFLDTADMYGVGRNEELVGRALKGRRDRVVLATKFGNVRGPNGERLGIDGRPEYVRQACEASLKRLGVDHIDLYYQHRVDPKTPIEDTVGAMSELVREGKVRFLGLSEASARTIRRANAVHPIAALQSEYSLWTRDPEDEVLATCRELGVGFVAYSPLGRGFLTGQIKSPDDFSPDDFRRFSPRFQGENFEGNLRLVTVVQDLAAEKGCTPSQLALAWLLAQGDDIVPIPGTKRVKYLEENVGAVDVALSADDLSRLDAIFAKGVVAGERYPDMSTIDR